The Etheostoma spectabile isolate EspeVRDwgs_2016 chromosome 23, UIUC_Espe_1.0, whole genome shotgun sequence genome includes a window with the following:
- the LOC116673461 gene encoding protein mono-ADP-ribosyltransferase PARP12, with protein sequence MESEILKIVCANQGSIDTDDLILNLGLGDSVYDVISNQDKFALCCPYGQPKVVARTRLKLTGCKFSHDLDSDHNVRLLRVHELESLSRTELSTLLLQSDSWLLPDICHNYNNGGGEFGLCQEGFACKRLHICERFLNRDCSCSKAHYFNAPQPYKSLQEKGVPEDLTHSLKSVYANKLALKYTDRKQPNSSTREFFATPNKTGRGGGVHRGNRGNRGNRGNRGSRGNRGNRGNRGNKGNPGNRQPAQRTSSTDDILAEINALVPPSNDGMNDWLQLNSSTSDISVAANDTDASSDDGQSKKQNLNKTSTAVREKGGNMVKPSTSSTNDNPGAVIDDAKTDDGPNRRQRQRPAREKTEICMFFIKGNCIHEERCFKAHDKMPYRWEVREDNQWTALTDNENEAIEKDFCDPKNTYSQHPYSTPPVHFDTMTRGSNKVRRLSTTNSLLEPTFIHTTEWVWYWEDESGTWNMYASAAGGGKVSDIDCPTLEQRFLDNDTDVVEFTAGSQSYSLSFPDMIQTNKQYGTKRLVKRRPLFVSATDVKTKKVRRPLGIQSLAAVPGHWDKTQIPQTGYKRVPLQRSG encoded by the exons ATGGAGTCGGAAATATTGAAGATCGTCTGCGCCAATCAAGGATCAATTGACACCGATGATTTGATATTGAATCTCGGATTAGGCGATTCAGTTTATGATGTCATTAGTAACCAAGATAAATTTGCTTTGTGTTGTCCTTACGGGCAGCCGAAGGTGGTGGCCAGGACCAGACTGAAACT GACAGGATGCAAATTCTCCCATGACCTGGACTCTGATCACAATGTGAGGTTACTGCGAGTGCACGAGCTGGAGAGTCTGAGCCGGACCGAGCTGAGCACACTGCTGTTGCAGAGTGACAGTTGGCTTCTGCCTGAT ATATGTCATAACTACAACAATGGTGGCGGAGAGTTTGGCTTGTGTCAGGAGGGTTTCGCCTGCAAGAGACTGCATATCTGTGAGAGGTTCCTGAACCGCGACTGCAGCTGCTCCAAGGCTCATTATTTTAATGCTCCACAGCCATACAAGAGCCTGCAGGAGAAAGGCGTGCCTGAAGACCTCACTCATTCCTTGAAGTCTGTTTATGCAAACAAATTGGCTTTGAAGTACACTGACAGAAAGCAACCAAACTCTTCCACCAGGGAATTCTTTGCCACTCCCAACAAAACTGGGAGAGGGGGAGGTGTTCACCGGGGCAACAGAGGCAACAGAGGCAACAGAGGCAACAGAGGCAGCAGGGGAAATAGAGGCAACAGGGGCAACAGAGGAAATAAAGGAAACCCAGGCAACCGTCAACCGGCGCAACGAACCTCTTCCACTGATGACATCCTTGCTGAAATCAACGCCTTAGTTCCGCCCAGCAACGATGGAATGAACGATTGGCTGCAGCTAAACTCTTCCACCAGTGACATCTCCGTTGCTGCCAACGACACTGATGCAAGCAGCGACGATGGTcagagcaaaaaacaaaatctgaatAAAACTTCAACAGCTGTCAGGGAGAAAGGCGGGAACATGGTCAAACCATCAACCAGTTCCACTAATGACAACCCCGGTGCTGTCATCGACGATGCAAAAACCGATGACGGGCCGAACAGAAGACAAAGGCAAAGGCCTGCTAGAG AGAAAACTGAGATCTGCATGTTCTTCATCAAAGGAAACTGTATACATGAGG AGCGATGTTTTAAAGCTCACGACAAGATGCCGTACAGATGGGAGGTCAGAGAGGACAATCAGTGGACCGCCTTGACTGATAATGAAAACGAGGCGATTGAGAAGGACTTCTGCGACCCTAAAAACACTTACAG TCAGCACCCCTACAGCACCCCACCTGTGCATTTTGACACAATGACCCGTGGATCGAACAAAGTCCGACGTCTCTCCACCACCAACTCTTTGCTTGAGCCAACCTTCATCCACACCACTGAGTGGGTTTGGTACTGGGAGGATGAGTCCGGAACGTGGAACATGTACGCTTCAGCT gCTGGTGGAGGCAAAGTATCAGACATAGACTGTCCTACACTGGAGCAAAGGTTTCTGGACAATGACACAGATGTGGTGGAGTTCACCGCTGGTTCCCAGTCCTACTCACTCAGTTTCCCAG acATGATACAGACAAACAAGCAGTACGGCACCAAGAGGCTCGTGAAAAGACGTCCGCTGTTTGTCTCTGCAACTGatgtcaaaacaaagaaagtgag AAGGCCTCTTGGTATACAAAGTTTGGCCGCTGTACCCGGCCACTGGGACAAGACGCAGATTCCTCAAACAGGATACAAG